The Curtobacterium poinsettiae DNA segment AGATGGGACCGAGACGGGGCTCGAAGAGCGGGTCGCGAGGGTCGACTCGCTCGAGAGAGCCGACACCGCCCTGGACACGGACCGATCGGACGAGGGCCTGCAAGAGTTCCGATGATTCTCGGCGGTTGAATCCGAGGGACTCGAGGGCGGGTACGGCTCGTAGGGTTTCAACATCGTGCATCCGCCAGGAGAGCAGGCCGGTGCCTTCAAGCGACATGCGGTCGTCGAGGCTCAGAAGTTCGGCCTGTACCCAGGTCTCCGCGCGTGTCTGGCGATCCAAGGCTGTGGAAGAGACATCGAACACCCCTCGGGCCGCTGCCGACCTGCGGACGACGCTGGCGATGTCCGTGGTACGAGGCGCCTCGTTCTCGAAGGTCGCTGAGCGCGCGGCCTCGAGGACGAGTCGTCGGCGGATGAAGCGGGAGTGCGAGTCTTCGACGAAGGGTGCGAAGAACGCAGCCTGTTGCCTGCTGTCGCTGAACACGAGCAACTTCCGGCCGCCGCCCGGCAGCTCCGCTTCCTCAGCGGCAACGGCCGGGGGCAGTTCCTCGTACAGAGCCGAGGTCAGCACTCCGACGGCGGCGTTGTTGCCGCTCTCGAACCGACGCACCACGTTGGGACGTGCCGATCCGCAGTGGAGGCACCTGCCTGGACGCGCCGCGCGGATGCGCTGAGCGCGCACGAGGGGTTGTCCTGCGCAGCTGGCGTGGCGGCAGCTGGTCGCCTCTCGAGCGGTCATCCAGCCACATCGAGGACAAAGCCGGACAAGCGATGTCGATTCTTGAGGAAGCGTGTCCGGGGCGAGGTTCACCTCGTCCTCGTCGTACTGCTCTGGGAGAGGAGGCTCGAGACTGAGCCAGGTGACGCGTTCCGTTGCTCCTGACTTCGGAGTGAACCAGTGTTCACCGTCCGCAGTCCGTTCGGACCCGTACAGGTACGTGCCACCGCAGTTGCGACAAGCGGCGAACTCGAACATTGCGCCGGCACACTCGACACAGTGCTCACGCCTCACGAGAGCCACATGCGGGCCACTGTCGGTGAGGCACGTGAACGCGCCCTCGGTCGCTCGCGCGAACAGGTGGTACTTCGCATCGAGTGGTTCTCGAGAGACGTCTGTCGACGGCTCGTTGGCGCGCGCGATGACGTCGACCAGTGCGGTCCGATTCGGGATGGAGGGGCCGAGCAGCGCGGCCAACTCATCGAGCGTCCTCGGCTGTTCGGAAGCGAGCCGTTGAACGACACGGATTGGGTCCTCGCCCTGCGTGTCTTGCGGCGAGACGACATCGCGTCTCGCGGTCACCACATCTTGGTGTCCGCTTGTCGACTCGTCGTGTTCGAAGGGGACGCCGAAAAGGTCTGACGCGAACGTGGCCGCTCTTGCGTGGTCGGTCCCGACCGTTGCGCTCGTCGCGATGCACTGGATGGTCCTTGTTCGGGCCACCCGCTCCCGGAGACGCCGGAGCAAGAAACCAACTTCGGCTCCGGTCGCGCCGTCGTAAACGTGCGCTTCGTCAACGACGACGAAACGCCACGTGCCGCTGTGCTCAGAAGTCGTGAAGAGCTCGAGGTCCGCGGGCCGAAGAAGGAGGTACTCGAGCATCGCGTAGTTGGTCAGGAGGATGTGCGGCGGACTCGCTCGCATCGCCTCTCGACTCAGCAGTTCGTTCGGGAGCCGAGGAACGCCGGGGTTCTGTCGTTCGAACTGAGCAACGGCGTCGTCCTCCCGCTCACGCGTGTCACCGGTGTACCGGCCGAACGTGATCTCCGGGGTCTCCGCCAGCAGGATGCGGAGGCGCTTGAGCTGATCGTTCGCGAGGGCGTTCATCGGGTAGAGCAACAGAGCGCGAACGCCTGCGCTGATGCTGCCCTCGGTCGCTTCTCGCTGGATCGCGTCGAGGATCGGCAGCAAGAAGCTTTCCGTCTTGCCGGACCCCGTGCCCGTGGCTACGACGACATTGCGTCCCGCGGCGATCTTGCGGATCGATTCCTCTTGGTGGGAGTAGAGCGATCGATCAAGCGGGAAACGCGAGCCGAACCGCGCGAACCGGGGGGACAGGGTCCCCGCGTCGATGAGCTGCTGAGCAGTTGCTCCGGTCAGGTACGGAGGTTGGACATGCAGGTACGGGCCCTTGGTGAGTCCGCGCCCCGCTTCGCGCTCGACGGCGTCGCTCAGCGCCTTGTTCAAACGCTCGTCGACCGGTTCGATCAAGGTCTTGAGGTACCGCTTGTACGTCGTCGTGACGACTTCGCCGACCCGAAGCGGATCGATCGTTCCGGTCACCGTCGGCTCCAATGTTCGATCCAAATGTCTGCGAGGACGAGGTCTTGTTGCACCAGGCCCGGTGCGGCCCGCGCGAGGACCTCGAGGTAGGGCCGTGTCAGCTCGTGAAGGCGTGCCGCGCCTCCGGCGCTGCGGGCCGTCGCTCTGGCCACCAGGGCGAATGCGATGGACATCGCCGGCAGACTCGTCCAGTCCTCGTCACCGAAGCGACGACGGATCGGTGTCAGTGCCGACCGTCCGTAAACCTTTTCGAAGTAGGAGCACACTACGTCGAGCATGTGCAGACCGTTGCGCAGGTCGTAGGTGGCTTCAGCTCGGTTGTCGAACAGCTCCTTCGCGGCGGCCGCTCGGCTGTCCTTGTCGAGGAGTGATGTCGGCACGCAGTTCGCGACCCGCCAGAGCGCGTCCACCCGCTCGCGAGGCATGCGAGCCAGCTTCTTGGTCGTGTCGTCGAAACGCCCGACATTCGCCAGCGGATCCGAGGCGCTCTTCGAGAACTCTGAGAACACGTTGCCGAGAGCCCGGTCGCAAGCATCCGCATCCGCCGATACGAGTGCCTCTGGTCCGCTGCGGATCAAGGTCAGGTAAGCAATCCCGGGGAGGAAGTCCCACATACGACTCGTGGATCGGTAAGTGCCGGGCGCGACCGTTGCCACATCGGCACCGACGATGAGGCCAATCGAGGGATCGAGCACACTTCCGTTCTCGATCAAGTTGGGGACGAGAGCGCGGACCGGCCGGATCGCAGCAACGAGCTGCTGCCGCAGTCGGGAGCCCGGTTGATCGAACCGATCCAACGTGCTGCCGGAGTACAGACTCATAGCGAGCGGAAGGTTCTGCGGTGTCACGTCGAGCGGCTCCATGCCGGCGAGCCAGGACCGAATTCCACGTTCAGAGGGCTCATGCGGTTCTTCGAGCTGATCGACCGCCACACGGAAGACGTTCTCAGAGGTTGAGGGCGTTTCGGCGCTCCAGCGGCTAGGAACCCAAGGATCCTGAGTCCTGACCTCCGCAACAAGTTCTCCCTCGTAGAGCAGGTCGGAGGTGAGAACGACTGCGCCCTGATCAGCAGTCAGCACGATCGGCGGTTGCCACGGCGCGAACCGCCTGTAGATGCCGACTTCGATGGGTTCGTCCGTGCGGAGGCCTTCGAGGAGGAGTCGCGCTCCCTCTCGGCCGACAGTGCTCACGATGGCGCGCGGTCGGACGCGTGCCACCAGCGTTCGTGTCCCGTTCGCACCGACGTACAGATCCAGGACCTCGTGCTGACCGACGGTGTCCGCGATCTCTGCGAGGGTGAAATCGGACACGCCGTCTCGACGTCGGCGCTTGGGGGCGAGCGTCTGAACAAGGAGCTCGCCATGCATCGCCACAAGGTGAGGGTGCTCGTCTACCGACCCGTGACGTACACGAACCGATAGAGAGCTGACTTCGTCGGAATCGACCAGGAGTGGTGTGGTGCTCGCGACGCCCTCCGATCCTGCTCGGATGAGCGCAACGGACATCGACGGCACCCTAATGCTGACGGCGACGGAATTCCCTTCGTCGTCTCGTGCTTCGAGAGCAGCGGTAGAACGGCGCCGACCCAATACGAGTGAGGAATGTGATGTGACGACGCCAGAGAGGCAGCGAACTTCGACACTCGCTGGTTCGAGCCCGTCATGTCCGGACAGCATCCGACGGAAGTTCACATCGGGTGACACTGTCAGACCCGAAACGATCGTCATTCGCCTGCGCGTGCCGCGTCCGAGCGGCCCGGACACTTCTAGATCGAACGCGCCGACGAGCGGCTTATCGCAATGATCAGTCAGCTTGATGTCGGCCGGGCTCCGCTCCGCGACGACCGTAGTGTCGAAGACCGACGAACGGTCGCTCGCGCGCCGGATCGACAACCGCCAAGTGACTCCGTCTGAGGGGCTCTCTGTTCCAATGGACGGGGCGCCGGGAATGGTGATTCGGGGAAGCACTCCGTAGACGCCTTCGCCGTCCATGGCCGTTGCGAAGGCGACGGCGGGGGGCAGGATGATCGACGGCCGCATCGTGGCGGAGGTGTAGCGCCAGGGTGTCGTTCCTCGCAGACGGAACTGCGCGACGTCCCTGAGGTCGACTCTAACGAACAGCCAGTCGCCCCACCCCAGCGGGCTGTCGACGATGTCCGCGTGCAACCCGGGCCCGTCGTACTCGAGGAGCTGCTCGAGCGGGAGCCCATCTGGGTTCGGCGCTGCCACCCAGACCGCACCCCGAGGCAGGCTGTTCCTCGGAGGGAGGAGTAGGCCGGTCTGTCCGTCGAACACGATCAACGGGTCGTTGGGATCGATCAGCGGAAGCTCCCACGACTGATCCCCCGGCGACACCTGCACGAGTACGTCGCGCGCGACTCGATTCACAGGGACTCGGATCTGCTCGACCGGGTCTCCGGGCCACGGCGGGTCGGCTCGCAAGCGCAGCGCGAGATCGTCGCCCCGGACCGTCCACCACACTGTGTCCTCCGTCAGAACCTCCAACGGTGGAAGGCTGACCTCGACACCTTCCGAAGCGCTGAACACCAAACGGGGGTGCAGCTCGATCTCGCGCCCGCGCGTCCGCGGTCGTGCAATGCGCTTCTGCCCGAGTTCTTCCAGACCACGGAGTAGGTCAGGCTGCATGAGCCTCGGAAATGCGGCCACGTCCGCTGCGTCGACACCATTCGAGCTCCAGACTTCGAGCAGGTCGAGACATCGGTCGACAAGGTCCTCCGCAATCTCGCGCCCCTCCGTCAGGAAGCGATAGGTCGGGACGTCGAGCTTGTGCACGAGTGTCGCCGTGTGCGTGCTGGTCCGTCGGAGCCATTGACAGAACTGCCGGCCGTCGAGCCCTTCCGTGATGGCAGCTCGGCGCGCAAGGAGCTCGAGGAACTCGTCCATACGTTGTCCCGGGATACCGGTGTGCATGAGGATCTCATCGACGTTCCGGCGGGGAAAGCTGAACCGAGAAAGCCCGAACGAGTTGAGTGCAACACGGAACGCATCCGACAAGATGATCTGATCTGCCTGCGGAAGCTGGTGTCCCAGCGCTTCCTCAACGAACGGCCACATCCCGCCGAGTCGGTACTCGAACGCGGTGTTGCAGAGCCCGACGATGAAGGTCGCGCGGTATTTGTTGAGGAATGCGGATCGACGGGAGGGCGTGCTCGTCCACGGGTAGCTCCGCCCGATGATCGCCAAGACCTCTCTCGCGAGCTGCGGGTCGACATCGGCTTCCATCACGAGAGAGCGGCCTGTCAGCAAGCTTCGCCACTCGGTCTCGAGTGCGTCGAACTCATCTTGCGTAGTGATCATCTTGCTCTCCCCGTCCGGATGGCAGCGGCTCAGGATATGAGTCCTCACCGACGTTCGGAAGACGATGCGCGTGCCGCCCGATCCCGGCGGAGGCGCCTTCCGGTCCGAACGAGGTCCGAGAGCCGAGCGACGTCGTCGGTGACGACCTCCTGCACGCGATGGATACGAACGTCGCCGACAGACGCTTCGCGCTGTGCCTTCCCATCGACCAGGTGCACTCCGATACCGGCGAGCGACGCGGATACACAGGCGATTTCGGCTTGGAGCACTCTGCGAGGTCGTAGCGTTCGGCGCGCTGCTCGGCTTCTTCCGTCTGCGGTCGGTGTTCGTCGGTACGGCTGAGGAGCCGGAGGGCTTCTGCCCCGGCAGAGGTGCCGGCGATGGTCACGATGGTGCTCCCTTGAGGAGTGTCCTGATCACACCACCGCCCTCCCCGAACGTCCCGGTACCGACTCATCCTCTGTCGTGAGCAACCGTCAAGGGAGCACCCGTTCTGGGGCTTGTGTGCGCTCGCTCTGTCTCGGAAGTGTGCCCTAGCGTTCCCATAACGAGGGGAATGGGAATGGGAATGGTCTGGGACATCCCGATCGGAACGAGCATCGGTCGTCGTGAGCTGCACAACCGTCTCGGTGGCGGGAGCTGGCAGGACGGCATCACACGCGTCGCATCGACGGACGAGATGCTCGTCTTCACCAATGACGGCGGAGGGGAGCACGGCTACGAGGTGCACGAAGGTCTCCGGAGCGACGAGGTGTTCCGGTACACGGGGCAGGGGCAGAGCGGCGATCAGAAGCTGACACGCAACAACAAGGCGCTCGCTGATTCTGAGGAGCTCGGCCGCTCGATCCGCGTGTTCCGCGGTCAGGGCACCGTGACCTACGTCGGCAGCTTCGCGCTCGCTGATCCGCCGTACACCTGGGAGCGGTTCCCCGGGACAGGCTCGTCCCCTGAACGGGACGGCTTGGTGTTCAACCTCGTCGCCGTCGACGCGGACACGTCGCTCTTACCCGCGCTCATCGTCGAGGTGGGCGCCGCTTCGAGCCGAGGGCCCGAGACTCCGGCGCCTCCGGCCACGACTGCCTGGCAGCCGCTCGACTTCAGCGAGTACCAGGTGCGCCGGGTCGACGAAGGCGAGTCGGAGCGGTCCGTCTCCCGTCGCGAGTTCGAGCTGCAGACGCGCTTCGGCGAATGGCTCCGTGCTCGCGGTGAGGACGTGCAGGTGCTGCGTCTCACCGAGGAAGGGGTGACGATCGTGCCTGACCTGTACGTCCCGACGTTGAACCAGGTCGTCGAGGCGAAGAAGTCGACCGCTCGCGCCTACGTCCGAACGGCGATCGGGCAGGCACTCGACTACGCCGCGGTCGCGCGACGTCGCGGTCTGTCGGTGACCCCGGCCGTCCTCCTGCCGTCCGAACCGAGTTCTTCGATGGTGGAGCTCTGCACCTCGGTCGGGATCACCGTGTGGTGGCCGAGCTCGAGTGGTGACTTCCGAGAGATCAGGCCGTAGCCGGGTCCGGCGGTCAGCACCCGCACGGTCGGAAGATCGGGCGTGGCCCATCGGAGCGAGCCGGGGTCGGTGGGAGAGAGCCAGCGCAGCTCGTCGTGGTCGGTGCTCGACGTCGGCCCCGCCTCGACCCACGGGACAAGATACGTGGCGAGATCGATGTCGACGCTGCCCACACGGATGACGGAGCGGTCGATCAGTGCGCCTACGACTGCGTCGAGGCCGAGCTCTTCGTGGAGCTCTCGTCGGAGGCTCCCTCAGCGCACTCGCCCGGCTCCACTTTCCCGCCCGGGAACTCCAGATGGCCGGCTGCCCCGGTGTTCCTCGGCCGAACAGTGCTGCCACGAACAGGTAGAGCACGCCCGGCACGGATTGGTACCGGTCGCCGAGTACCGCTCGGCTGACCAGTGCGAGTGCGCAGAACGCGATCGTGTTCCGGGCGGTCGCGACCGCGGCCTCGGGTTCGGCGCCGATCGCGAGGCCGATGCTCGCGGTGGCCGTCACCAGCGCGACCACCGCGATGACGGTGGTCAGCTCGAGCAGGTCCGTCCGCCGTGTCGGAGCGGGAAGGGTGCGCGGGTGATCGAAGCACTCGTCGCGATGGCGATCACCAGCGGGAGCACGGCCGCGACGGGGATCAGCGCGAACGGTGCGCCGCCACCGAACGAGGGGAAGAACATGCCGATCGGGCCGAGCGCGATCGAGAGCACCGTCAGGGCGGTCGTGAGTCCGAGCAACGACAGGGTGCGGTGGACGCGCAGCCACCAGATCACGAGGACGGCACCGCGATGTGGCCGATCGAGCAATCCGTCAGCCGGTCGACCGTCGCGGTGACCCACGCGGCCTGAGCGGGGACCGGAGCACGACGGAGGGCTCGCAGAACGTCGGGGTCGTCCAGCTCGAGGGCGGGTTCCACGTGGTCGGCGTTCACGATGCCCTCGGCGGCGACGTCGATGAGCCACCGGTTGGCGACGGCGGCATCGTTGCGGCGTTCGGTGTCGTCCTCCTCGGTGCCGCAGTACGCCACCTCGGCGTCGCCGAGCATCGAGGTGGTGATGCTGTGCAGCAGGTCGGAGTCGTTCATCCGGACCTGGACGATCATGTCCAGGACGTCGGCCGTCGCCGGTGCGTTGCTTGCTCGGATGGTCGGCGGCAGCAGTCGTCACCGATCACCTGTGGACACCACTGGCCGTCGGTCTGCTGCTCCAGCTCGTCGCGGTCGCACTCATGAGTCGGGACACCTGGGGCGCTCCCGGTGGCCCGTCGCCCCTCGTCGGCCTCGCCTTCGCGGGGATCCTGTTCTTCCACAGCTGCATCGGATTCGCACTGGGGCGGTGGCTCCCGCCGGTGGCGTCCATCCCGCTGAGTCTGCTCGTCTCGTACAGCTGGCTCGGCTTCACCTGGTCGGTGGACTACTTCCCACTCCGGTACCTCGCCGGTCTCGTGATGGCCGACTGCTGCTCGGTCGAGACCGCGCTCGACATCCGGGCACCGGTCATTGCGACGGCGTTCAGTCTGCTCGCCGGGTGCAGTCTGCTCGTCATCGCGGTCGCTCGACGCTCGAGCGGTGACCGTGCACGCCGGTTCGGACTCCAGATCGGCGCGAGCTCGTTCGCCGTGGTCACCGTCGTCGCCCTGGCCGCCGGGTCCGGCCTCGCCGCAGCGCCGATCGTCGATCGTCCGCAAGCGCAGGCGATCTGCATCGGCGCAGCGCCGTGCACTGGGTCGGCTGCTGGACTCGATCACGGGCGCAGCCAGACGGAAGCGCTTCCCTTCCCAGGCGCCGGCCGTGGCCGCCACTCCGCACGAGAACACCAGGTAGATCGCGGAGCCGGCCATCGCCGCGGGCCAGTAGCCGGCGACGGTCGTCTCATCTGCGAACTGCACGCTGTAGGCGACGACGCCGAGCAGCCCAGGAATGAGGAGCCACACTGCTGCTCGGCTGCGCCACGGGATGATCGGGCGCATCAGTCGTCCTCACGCGTGAACCGCGCGTACGAAGCGGTGACCGCCTCGGCGGGCGAGAGGTCTGCGAACGGCTCGGTGAACGACGCGACCGAACCAGCGAACGGCACCCGGCCTTCGACGAGGACGGTCACGTGGTCGTAGGTCGCGGCGACGTCCTCGGTCTGGTGTGTCGAGACGACGACGGACACTTCCGTCGGCAGGTTCTGGATCACCCGAGCGAACCGCGCCCGCTGTGCCGGATCGAGTCCGGCCGTCGGTTCGTCGAGCAGGATCGACTGCGCGCCGGACACCAACGCGCCGGCAACGCCGAGCCGCCGGATCTGGCCGCCCGACAACGAGGTCGCTCGTGCGTCGGCACGGGTGGCGAGATCGACGGCGGTCAGCGCGGCCGTCGAGCGATCCCAGGCGTCGGCGCGCGACAAGCCCTTCAGCCAACCGCAGTACGCGACGTGCTCCCGTGTGGTCAAGCCGGGGAAGGAGCCGCTCCGCTGTGGAAGCCACGCGACGCCGCGGCGGTACCGTCGGCGGTCTCCGCGCGTCCCCGGTTCCCCCAGTCCCTCGATGCTGATCGTCCCGGCGCGGGGGCGGAGCGTGTCGGCGACGAGCCCGAGCAGGGTCGACTTGCCAGCGCCGTTCGGCCCGAGCAGGACGCTCGCTCCGGTCGGGAACACCGTCGACAACCCGGAGAGCACCGTGTGGTCCCGCCGATACCCGAAGGTCAGTTCGTCGATCTGTATGCCCACTGCGCCCCCTTGAAACCTTGTACTGGTGTTTCACCGTACAGGGTGGAGGATCGCCTCAGGGCTACGAGGTGCGGCAGGCCTCCTGAGTCAGCGCTGGCGGGCGGCTGCTTCGGTGGCCGCCTGCACGTAGCGTCGTGCAGCCCGGGTCTGACGCAGAATGACGGGGGACATG contains these protein-coding regions:
- a CDS encoding ATP-binding cassette domain-containing protein — its product is MGIQIDELTFGYRRDHTVLSGLSTVFPTGASVLLGPNGAGKSTLLGLVADTLRPRAGTISIEGLGEPGTRGDRRRYRRGVAWLPQRSGSFPGLTTREHVAYCGWLKGLSRADAWDRSTAALTAVDLATRADARATSLSGGQIRRLGVAGALVSGAQSILLDEPTAGLDPAQRARFARVIQNLPTEVSVVVSTHQTEDVAATYDHVTVLVEGRVPFAGSVASFTEPFADLSPAEAVTASYARFTREDD
- a CDS encoding YDG/SRA domain-containing protein — its product is MVWDIPIGTSIGRRELHNRLGGGSWQDGITRVASTDEMLVFTNDGGGEHGYEVHEGLRSDEVFRYTGQGQSGDQKLTRNNKALADSEELGRSIRVFRGQGTVTYVGSFALADPPYTWERFPGTGSSPERDGLVFNLVAVDADTSLLPALIVEVGAASSRGPETPAPPATTAWQPLDFSEYQVRRVDEGESERSVSRREFELQTRFGEWLRARGEDVQVLRLTEEGVTIVPDLYVPTLNQVVEAKKSTARAYVRTAIGQALDYAAVARRRGLSVTPAVLLPSEPSSSMVELCTSVGITVWWPSSSGDFREIRP